GGATGTTCCTGCTCCGGCAGAGGTGAAAGCAATGTCTACTCCTTTGAAATCATCGTTGTGTTGTAGAAGTTTTACCTCGATCTGTTTACCGCGGAAAGTATATTTGCTGCCGGCACTGCGTTTAGAACCGAACAAAACTAACTCGTCCAACGGGAAATTTCTTTCATCGAGCACACGGAGGAACTCTTGTCCTACGGCTCCACTTACGCCAACAATAGCTACTTTCATCTTTTTCTTTCTTTAATATGAATATTTATTTTAGTCTGCTTCTCTTAATAAAAGACGCAGATAACCGACTGCAAAATTATAACATTTCATTAGATTATAACGAAGAAATTGAGAAGATATGTTATCGAGTAGACATTTTTATTTGCATTTTCTTTGTTTTAGAGAGCCTATGCTTTATTTTTTTTGTTCATTTGATTTGCAAGATTAATGCTTTTCTCTTTTTGCTTTCTGTCTTTTTTGCATAAAAATACGATATATTAGGGCTTCTCGTATAGATCAGCTTGAGAAATAAAAAAATAATGATAATTCGTTCATTTTCTTCATCTTATTACGTTGCCTTTGTGATAATTTTTTTGTTCTTTTGCAGAAGAATATTAAAATGAAAAAGCTATGGAATGGTTTGACCTTAATTTGGAACTTCCTATTACAGATCCTACCTGGGTATTTTTCATTGTGCTTACTATTATCCTTTTTGCCCCTATATTACTTGGCAGATTAAAAATTCCTCATATTATTGGCATGATTTTAGCTGGTATGATTATCGGTGAACATGGTTTCCATATATTGGAAAAAGATAGTAGTTTTGAACTCTTTGGAAAAGTAGGATTGTATTATATCATGTTTCTGGCGGGGCTGGAAATGGACATGGATGGTTTTAAGAAGAACAGGACGAAAGCGCTTGTTTTTGGTATTTATACGTTTATTGCTCCTATGCTTTTGGGCATTTGGAGCAATTTAACCTTTTTGGGATATAGTTTGACTACTTCGGTGTTACTGGCTAGTATGTATGCTTCGGATACATTGGTAGCTTATCCCATTGTTAGTCGCTATGGCTTGTCGAGGCTGAGAAGTGTGAGCATTACAATTGGTGGTACGGCTTTGACGGTAACTTTATCTCTTGTTGTTTTGGCTGTTATCGCAGGTCAGCATCAAGGAGGGGTGAGTGATCTATTTTGGTGGTTACTCGCTGGCAAGGTGCTGTTGGCTAGTTTCTTTATCATCTATTTTTTCCCTCGAATAGGACGTTGGTTTTTTAGAAAATATGAAGATAATGTAATGCAATTTATCTTTGTACTAGCATTAATCTTTCTTGGAAGCGGATTGTTAGAACTAGCAGGTCTTGAAGGAGTGCTGGGTGCTTTTATGGTGGGACTAGTACTCAACCGATTAATACCACATGTATCTCCTTTGATGAATAGGATTGAATTTGTGGGAAATGCACTTTTCATCCCTTATTTCTTGATAGGAGTAGGTATGATTATCAACTTACGAACTCTCTTTGTTGGGGGAGGGACATTGAAAGTTGCGATTGTGATGACGATAGTGGCAATCCTAAGTAAATGGATTGCTGCGTGGATGACGCAAAAAACGTTTAAGATGACTGGCAATGAGCGTTCTATGATTTTCGGTCTAAGTAGTGCAAAAGCAGCAGCTACCCTTGCTGCCGTATTAATTGGTAATCAGATAGAGGTCTCTCCGGGAGTACCTTTGCTAAATGATGATGTTCTGAATGGTACGGTGGTTATGATTTTGTTTACTTGCATCATTAGCTCAATAGCTACTGAACGTGCATCTCGCAAAATTGCTTTGACGGAAGAATCTGCGGTCGTGGAAGAAAAGACGAAAGCTGACGAACAGAATATTTTAATTCCTGTTGGTAATCCTGAAACAATTGAGAACTTAGTGGGCATGGCTTTATTGATGAGAAATGGAAAGCGTAAAGGGGGAATGATTGCTTTGAGCGTTATAAATGACGGGAAAGCAACTGATAAACATTTGTCCAGAGGTCGAAAGTTATTAGAACGTACGGCTATGGTGGCAGCTTCTGTTGATGTAGCGATGAGCACCATTACTCGCTTTGATCAAAATACTGCTTCAGGAATTATCCATACACTTAAAGAATATAACGCTTCTGAAATAGTGATTGGTATGCATAAAAAGGCCTCGCTGGTCGATTCTTTTTGGGGGGCCTTAACGGAAAATCTCTTGAAAGGAATGCATAGACAGATCATGATAGTAAAATGCTTGATGCCTGTGAATACATTGCGGCGCATCATTGTGGCGGTGCCTGTTAAGGCTGAGTACGAAGTTGGTTTCTTGAAATGGGTGGAACGTTTATGTCGCATTGCAGGACAACTAGGATGTAGGATACATTTTTTTGCTCATCCAGATACTATCCCTTATCTAGAAGGATATATCGGAAAGAAACATAAAGGGGTGCGTGCGGAATTTACTGACTTCCCCGAATGGGATAATTTATTGTCTTTGACCGGAGAAGTTAATTATGACCACTTATTGGTGATTGTAAGTGCGAGACGCGGCTTTATCTCTTATAATTCTTTGTTTGAACGCATTCCGCTTCAAATTTCTAAATATTTTAATAACAATAGCCTTATGGTACTTTATCCTGATCAATATGGAGATCCGCAAACTACTATCTCTTTCTCTGATTTGGGACGGGTAAATGAGCCTACGCATTATGACAATATGGGACGTTGGCTTTATAAATGGTTTAAGAAGAATTAATAGGATTTTAAATAGACAATCGTGATAAAGTTAGAAGGTATAACAAAAAGTTTTGGGTCTTTACAAGTACTGAAAGGTATTGATCTAGAGATAACAAAAGGAGAAGTGGTTAGCATAGTTGGTCCTAGTGGAGCGGGAAAAACCACCTTGCTACAAATAATAGGAACTCTTGATGAACCAGATGCTGGCAGTATATTTATTAATGGAACAAATGTAAGCAGGATGAATCAGAAGAACCTTTCTGCGTTTCGTAACACTCATATCGGTTTTGTGTTTCAGTTCCATCAGCTACTGCCTGAATTTAACGCGATAGAGAATATTATGATTCCAGCTTATATTGCTGGTACTTCTACAAAAGATGCACTAGATAAAGCTACTGAAATTCTTGATTTTATGGGCTTAAAGGAGCGTGCTTTGCATAAACCGAATGAACTTTCCGGAGGAGAGAAACAGAGAGTTGCTGTAGCGAGAGCGTTGATTAATAATCCGGCTGTAATTTTAGCCGATGAACCGTCGGGAAGTTTAGATACGCGTAATAAGGACGAGTTGCATCAGCTCTTTTTCGATTTACGGAATCAATTTGGTCAAACGTTTGTAATTGTGACCCATGATGAAGGGTTAGCTCGAATTACAGATAGAACGGTGCACATGATTGATGGAATGATTCAATAAGAAAAGTCTGGGGACTTTTCTTATTGAAAGCATGCATAATGGGAAAGGCGCTCGATATCTTTTTTTGTGAACTCGGAATAAAAGCTCAGTTCGTCTAAGTTATTTAGCGGACCATTTATTCTTCGATGTTCTACAATAACCTTTGCTTGATAAAAGTTAATATAAGGATGTGCCATTAATCTTCTTATGCTTGCTTTATTTATGTTTATTTGATTGGTTTGCCCCTTTTTTATGTGGAACCATGATTTTATTTTATCAACTCTCAAATTGATCTCGCTTAGTTGTTCTATTTTATAATATCCCCCTAATCGCTTTCGGTAACGTACGATCATTCGTGCGATAACACTCCCCACTCCGGGTATTTTTTTAAGCTCTGTGGTGTCACTTGCATTGAGGTCAATGACTGTTCCTATGGGGTATTTAATGTTCTTTAAAGAATCTGCCGGTCTACGCTTAATTAGAAGATTAATGGTGTCTTTGGGAATAATTTGATCTTTTATTTTTATATAGGGTAAAAGAGAGGTGTATTGTGTCTTTGTTAAGCCGTATATTTTCTTAAAATCTTCAGGTTTGCGAAATCTTCCCCCTTTACTTCGATAACGTAAAATGTTATGTGTCATCCATGGCCTTATTCCTAGATGTAAGAAAGCAATTGAATCTGCAGTATTAGGATCAAATGCGGTTAGAGAGATTTTTGTTGGTTTATAATGAGGATATGTGATGGAATGTTTTTTATATTTTTTCTTTTTTAGTGAATGAATAAAATCGGCATACTCTTTTTCTGATGTCTTTTTGGAGAAATTCGTCT
This is a stretch of genomic DNA from uncultured Bacteroides sp.. It encodes these proteins:
- a CDS encoding helix-hairpin-helix domain-containing protein, with amino-acid sequence MWKDFFYFSRRERQGIIGICLCIIIVVACTCFIPQRETKTNFSKKTSEKEYADFIHSLKKKKYKKHSITYPHYKPTKISLTAFDPNTADSIAFLHLGIRPWMTHNILRYRSKGGRFRKPEDFKKIYGLTKTQYTSLLPYIKIKDQIIPKDTINLLIKRRPADSLKNIKYPIGTVIDLNASDTTELKKIPGVGSVIARMIVRYRKRLGGYYKIEQLSEINLRVDKIKSWFHIKKGQTNQININKASIRRLMAHPYINFYQAKVIVEHRRINGPLNNLDELSFYSEFTKKDIERLSHYACFQ
- a CDS encoding ABC transporter ATP-binding protein gives rise to the protein MIKLEGITKSFGSLQVLKGIDLEITKGEVVSIVGPSGAGKTTLLQIIGTLDEPDAGSIFINGTNVSRMNQKNLSAFRNTHIGFVFQFHQLLPEFNAIENIMIPAYIAGTSTKDALDKATEILDFMGLKERALHKPNELSGGEKQRVAVARALINNPAVILADEPSGSLDTRNKDELHQLFFDLRNQFGQTFVIVTHDEGLARITDRTVHMIDGMIQ
- a CDS encoding cation:proton antiporter, encoding MEWFDLNLELPITDPTWVFFIVLTIILFAPILLGRLKIPHIIGMILAGMIIGEHGFHILEKDSSFELFGKVGLYYIMFLAGLEMDMDGFKKNRTKALVFGIYTFIAPMLLGIWSNLTFLGYSLTTSVLLASMYASDTLVAYPIVSRYGLSRLRSVSITIGGTALTVTLSLVVLAVIAGQHQGGVSDLFWWLLAGKVLLASFFIIYFFPRIGRWFFRKYEDNVMQFIFVLALIFLGSGLLELAGLEGVLGAFMVGLVLNRLIPHVSPLMNRIEFVGNALFIPYFLIGVGMIINLRTLFVGGGTLKVAIVMTIVAILSKWIAAWMTQKTFKMTGNERSMIFGLSSAKAAATLAAVLIGNQIEVSPGVPLLNDDVLNGTVVMILFTCIISSIATERASRKIALTEESAVVEEKTKADEQNILIPVGNPETIENLVGMALLMRNGKRKGGMIALSVINDGKATDKHLSRGRKLLERTAMVAASVDVAMSTITRFDQNTASGIIHTLKEYNASEIVIGMHKKASLVDSFWGALTENLLKGMHRQIMIVKCLMPVNTLRRIIVAVPVKAEYEVGFLKWVERLCRIAGQLGCRIHFFAHPDTIPYLEGYIGKKHKGVRAEFTDFPEWDNLLSLTGEVNYDHLLVIVSARRGFISYNSLFERIPLQISKYFNNNSLMVLYPDQYGDPQTTISFSDLGRVNEPTHYDNMGRWLYKWFKKN